Genomic DNA from Fimbriimonas ginsengisoli Gsoil 348:
CACGAGCGGAACGCCCCGCTGGCAGCAGAGCTCGATGAAATGCGCTCCCTTAAGCGAGGATTCCGAGAAGAGGATCCCGTCGTTGGCGAGAATGCCGACCAAGTGTCCGTGGATTCGGGCAAAGCCGCAGATGAGGGTGGTTCCGTAGCGAGCTTTGAACTCGTGTAGACGGCTGCCGTCAAGAATTCTTGCCAACACCTCACGCATCTTCATCGGCGTCTTCGCATCGGTGGGGACGAGGGAGTAGAGCTCTTCCGGACTGTACAGGGGATCGGCGGGGGCGTTGGGCGTTAGGCGCTGGGCGTTAGGCTCGCCGAGAGCTTCGACGATATTCCTTACTATTTCCAGCGCGTGCGCGTCGTCATCCGCGAGGTGATCGGCCACGCCGGATAATCGCGTATGCACGTCGGCTCCGCCGAGATCTTCGGCCGAGACCTCTTCGCCCGTAGCCGCTCTGACGAGCGGTGGGCCGCCCAGGAAGATCGTTCCTTGCTCCTTCACGATGACCGTCTCGTCGCTCATCGCCGGCACATATGCGCCGCCGGCGGTGCATGAGCCCATGACGGAGGCGATTTGGGGGACGCCTTTCGACGAGAGCTGGGCCTGATTGTAGAAAATCCGCCCGAAATGGTCTCGGTCTGGGAAGACTTCGCTCTGCAGCGGCAAAAACGCTCCGCCGGAGTCGACCAGGTAGATACACGGAAGCCGGTTTTCCAACGCGATCTCTTGGGCGCGAAGGTGCTTCTTTACCGTGATCGGAAAATAGGTGCCTCCCTTAACGGTGGCGTCGTTCGCTACAAGGATGCATTCGCGGTTGTGGATCCGGCCAATGCCGGTGACGATGCCCGCCCCCGTCGCTTCGTCGCCATACATTCCGTTTGCGGCGAGGGTGGAAAATTCGAGAAACGGGGCGCCGTCATCGAGGAGGGCATCGATTCTCTCGCGGGCCAAAAGCTTCCCCCGCTTCTTGTGCTTGGCTACCGCGTCCGGGCCGCCGCCGAGCATCGCGCGTTCCATGCGCGCCCGGTAATCGGCCAGCACGGTATCCATCGCCGCCCGGTTCGCCCGGTGCTCGGAATCGTCGACATTGACCTGAGAGACCAGCGGATCCATCGCGGGAAAGGTTACCGCCCTGGGGATGGGCGTTGGAGTTTTGGGGTTTTAAGGTGTTGGGGTTCCTGATTTAGATGACTTGGAGCCGCAAATCAGTCGTACTCTAGACATCGACAGCCATGAAGAAGCTTCTTGCGTCGATTGCGCTTCTCGCCTGCGGGACGGCATACCTGCAGGCGCAATCCTGGTGGGCGATCGATTTTTCCAGGCCGTTGTATAAGGCAATCGACGCGGTTGGCCCCTCTCCAGCGCAGATCCGACAAATTAGAACCGAATTAGGGAGCGGAAGCTATGACGCCCGTCTAAGAGCGCTCGGCTCGATCTATATGTTGGGCCGTCCTGGGCTAGCAAAGGACCTGCTGGATACGGTAACTGATCGCGATACTCGGCTGAGACTGCCCGCCGCTCTGTTGTATTTCACGTTCTTCGAGCGATGCGAAGAGAATCTTCCAACCGGGGAGCTAGCTGAGCGCACAGCCAGGTGGAAAACCATCTGTGACCTGTGGCATGCGTCCGGTTTTCCTGACCGCGATGTTGGTCCAGAGTGGTTTACAAGGTTCGCCAACGAACCTAAGACTCTATTGGCAGGCAGACGAGCGGTCGAAGATCTGCTTCGTGAAGATAACTGGCGGGCGAAAGAAACGCCGAGTGACCGTTCGGAGGACCAGGAACAAAGAGACGATCTTCCAACGGGATGCGGAAGCTATGACCGTGGTCCGGAGCGACGGCTCGCTTGGGCTTACAAGTGCTGGCCGGAACTCTTTGTGCAGGTCATTCAGGCGGAGAAAGAGGCCAAGGCTGCATTGATGGATGCCATTGACGGTCCGGTTTCTCCG
This window encodes:
- a CDS encoding carboxyl transferase domain-containing protein codes for the protein MDPLVSQVNVDDSEHRANRAAMDTVLADYRARMERAMLGGGPDAVAKHKKRGKLLARERIDALLDDGAPFLEFSTLAANGMYGDEATGAGIVTGIGRIHNRECILVANDATVKGGTYFPITVKKHLRAQEIALENRLPCIYLVDSGGAFLPLQSEVFPDRDHFGRIFYNQAQLSSKGVPQIASVMGSCTAGGAYVPAMSDETVIVKEQGTIFLGGPPLVRAATGEEVSAEDLGGADVHTRLSGVADHLADDDAHALEIVRNIVEALGEPNAQRLTPNAPADPLYSPEELYSLVPTDAKTPMKMREVLARILDGSRLHEFKARYGTTLICGFARIHGHLVGILANDGILFSESSLKGAHFIELCCQRGVPLVFFQNITGFMIGRKYENEGIAKNGAKLVTAVSTANVPKFTVIVGGSYGAGNYGMCGRAYQPRQLWMWPNARISVMGGEQASNVLLTVKLDQLAARGETMSTDEQDAFRAPTLAKYAEESSCYYSTARLWDDGIIDPVDTRRVLALGIEAAASAPVQPAGFSMFRM
- a CDS encoding HEAT repeat domain-containing protein, whose translation is MKKLLASIALLACGTAYLQAQSWWAIDFSRPLYKAIDAVGPSPAQIRQIRTELGSGSYDARLRALGSIYMLGRPGLAKDLLDTVTDRDTRLRLPAALLYFTFFERCEENLPTGELAERTARWKTICDLWHASGFPDRDVGPEWFTRFANEPKTLLAGRRAVEDLLREDNWRAKETPSDRSEDQEQRDDLPTGCGSYDRGPERRLAWAYKCWPELFVQVIQAEKEAKAALMDAIDGPVSPALRTILLRASFNCDWRVRSSACRSLRYTPSAEVDTVLWRLSRDPWARVRETSIDCMVDRHPDSVWPFLVKCADDRVSRLRGWIAKYMVEADAFRSFTWARERVQSKNANEADTARLVLVESIGKVIGVEKFICAYLVNPKMPNREFLGRQILGEDFPEIRPVLDSWLHDPDPMMRILWCDYVCCHEDVAAIPELKRLIQVSSDEVKKSAMEALERITSLQGRGDS